From Zingiber officinale cultivar Zhangliang chromosome 5B, Zo_v1.1, whole genome shotgun sequence, the proteins below share one genomic window:
- the LOC121985551 gene encoding E3 ubiquitin ligase BIG BROTHER-related-like, with protein sequence MGENFGKKAAREQIFSNGDQNDDQNINHSCNVRYNSNRGSQVGFQGRYTYARAPANYGGSKAIAGSSSSSSSTSTRCSKFFLEQQNQTIPRGSTVEQNGRQGKIEDLIKVDRQVSLENLDSRTERRMDNSEDTLTITEHTEPSILQNIYTDINESRIDTSVQPHNQFYFINRDSSSSSSIKDTATEYRNFNPATRNNSERLGSGTERWGLKGISCTSISDVLPSACTSSHVPQNRRVDTVRKRPSDAEISAARSKGTTASSSGTYVVSNDNGAGSSSYRRDHLTHNRTSRIARNIPTARDDSFPVRIQRGYSEESQMRLPVHGDESAFPLRESFVYPHYTWSQFSVPEVQPESSSRSSRSLHSPYRRPDLSNQASQIRFMPHLEDNTGGMLVSSLSLGDRDDYRRLGMGAVAEVLLALERAEQDDALTYEQLLLLETSLLFSGLNFSDRHRDMRMDIDNMSYEELLALEERMGTVSTALSEEQLLRCLKRSIYTTNHVACGITFCGNEDMRCSICQEEYVGEDEVGELPCDHRYHAACIEQWLRQKNWCPVCKSSAFPEHKTG encoded by the exons ATGGGCGAGAATTTTGGCAAGAAAGCTGCCAGAGAACAGATCTTTTCAAATGGGGATCAAAATGATGATCAAAATATTAATCATAGTTGCAATGTCAGATATAACAGCAATAGAGGTTCTCAAGTCGGCTTCCAAGGAAGATATACATATGCAAGAGCTCCTGCGAATTATGGTGGGAGTAAAGCAATTGCTGGAAGCTCTTCCAGTTCATCTTCTACATCTACTAGATGCTCTAAGTTCTTCCTGGAACAGCAGAATCAAACAATTCCAAGGGGATCAACTGTTGAACAAAATGGCAGGCAGGGGAAGATTGAAGATTTGATCAAGGTTGACAGGCAGGTTTCTCTGGAGAATCTAGATTCTAGAACAGAAAGGAGGATGGACAATTCAGAAGACACTCTCACAATCACAGAGCACACTGAACCTTCAATCTTACAGAATATTTATACAGATATAAATGAGTCAAGAATTGACACATCAGTTCAACCACATAATCAATTTTACTTCATAAATCGAGATTCTTCTTCAAGTTCCAGCATCAAAGATACAGCTACTGAATATAGGAACTTTAACCCGGCAACTAGAAACAATTCTGAAAGATTGGGCTCTGGGACAGAGAGATGGGGCCTTAAAGGTATAAGTTGCACATCGATATCTGATGTTCTTCCTTCAGCTTGTACCTCCTCTCATGTCCCACAAAATAGGAGGGTTGATACAGTAAGAAAGAGACCATCTGATGCAGAAATTTCAGCTGCAAGAAGCAAGGGCACAACCGCATCTTCCAGTGGAACATATGTAGTTTCCAATGATAATGGTGCTGGCTCAAGTTCATATCGACGGGATCATTTAACACATAACCGAACATCAAGAATTGCTAGAAACATACCGACAGCCAGGGATGATTCATTTCCAGTTAGAATTCAGAGGGGTTATAGCGAAGAAAGTCAAATGAGGTTACCTGTGCATGGTGATGAAAGTGCTTTCCCATTGCGTGAGTCCTTTGTCTACCCCCATTACACGTGGTCTCAATTTTCAGTACCTGAAGTACAACCTGAAAGTTCATCAAGATCATCACGCTCTTTGCATAGTCCTTATAGGCGGCCAGATTTAAGCAATCAGGCTTCTCAAATTAGATTCATGCCTCATCTAGAAGATAACACTGGTGGAATGCTCGtcagttctttgagtttgggggATAGAGATGACTACAGACGCTTAGGCATGGGTGCTGTTGCTGAG GTTCTTTTGGCACTCGAACGAGCTGAACAAGATGATGCATTGACATATGAG CAATTATTGTTGTTGGAGACGAGCTTGCTCTTTAGTGGGCTTAACTTCAGTGATAGGCATAGAGACATGAGGATGGATATTGATAATATGTCCTATGAG gaatTGCTGGCGCTGGAGGAAAGAATGGGCACGGTAAGCACCGCCCTATCGGAAGAGCAATTGTTAAGATGCCTCAAGAGAAGCATATACACAACCAACCATGTGGCCTGTGGAATCACCTTCTGTGGGAATGAAGATATGAGATGCAGCATATGCCAG
- the LOC121985554 gene encoding uncharacterized protein LOC121985554 → MASSRSSTLLNDKTTSISSSYTSSDELRRRRAAKTSVSGSPQRETNPLQHKPIVRSTSDSAAKVSGSTPLQTHSATANKSRSPGIARKSAEKPSSPSSSPLKSSSTASATAREKTPRPSSSSVSRIAASSKPASVSEKTTRALKAGVGGALSSAKARNPAGSVVSNKKKLSTSEVDADRRALSEDPSVTTDKDYFVVTSLEGHVSGENNHIAGTEAESIEAKEETLAETNKAAEEDDTNLESQPEDQHDSPEHELDGNIDHDGNRLPEIANGHLSEEPPSVGIIESPREEPCEVAKVEAETEGANLVMPDPCAGDAMPENREDDADQENSIDKSPAAESTVEKICVREARESKAPAPAPAEPWTATLVENGGETSPMVRVFKKPTLLLAKKEEKVSNDVIEETRSKLLEKKKSKVRALVGAFETVISLQDESQPGKN, encoded by the coding sequence ATGGCTTCCTCCAGATCAAGCACTCTCCTGAACGACAAGACCACGTCAATCTCTTCATCCTATACCAGTTCCGATGAGCTTCGCCGGCGGAGGGCCGCCAAAACCTCGGTCTCGGGTTCGCCTCAGCGGGAGACTAATCCGTTGCAGCACAAGCCTATAGTTCGATCCACCAGCGACAGCGCCGCAAAAGTTAGCGGATCCACGCCACTGCAAACACACAGCGCCACCGCCAATAAATCGCGTTCGCCAGGAATCGCAAGAAAGTCGGCGGAGAAACCTTCATCGCCGTCCAGCTCTCCTTTGAAATCATCTTCGACGGCGAGCGCTACTGCCAGAGAAAAGACGCCGAGGCCTTCTTCCTCCAGTGTTTCGCGGATTGCAGCGTCTTCAAAGCCGGCGAGCGTATCGGAGAAAACAACGAGAGCTCTAAAAGCCGGCGTCGGAGGGGCTCTATCATCTGCCAAGGCTCGGAATCCGGCGGGTAGCGTCGTCTCCAACAAAAAGAAGCTCAGTACTTCGGAGGTCGACGCCGACCGAAGGGCATTAAGTGAGGATCCATCAGTTACAACTGACAAAGATTATTTTGTTGTTACTTCCCTGGAAGGCCATGTTTCCGGCGAGAACAATCACATCGCAGGAACGGAAGCGGAATCAATTGAAGCCAAGGAAGAAACACTCGCTGAGACTAATAAAGCCGCCGAGGAAGACGATACTAACCTAGAATCTCAACCAGAAGATCAGCACGATTCACCAGAGCACGAGCTCGATGGGAATATCGATCACGATGGAAACAGACTGCCTGAGATTGCCAACGGGCACCTCTCTGAGGAGCCGCCGTCTGTTGGGATCATCGAATCACCTCGTGAAGAACCATGCGAGGTTGCAAAGGTAGAAGCTGAAACAGAGGGCGCGAATTTAGTGATGCCTGACCCATGTGCAGGCGATGCCATGCCAGAGAACAGAGAAGATGATGCAGATCAGGAGAATAGTATCGACAAGTCTCCGGCGGCAGAGTCAACGGTGGAGAAGATTTGCGTCAGGGAAGCTCGGGAGAGTAAAGCTCCAGCACCGGCGCCGGCTGAACCTTGGACGGCGACGTTAGTTGAGAACGGAGGGGAGACGTCGCCGATGGTGAGGGTGTTTAAGAAGCCGACTCTGTTGTTGGCGAAGAAGGAGGAGAAAGTGAGCAACGACGTGATCGAGGAGACGAGGAGCAAGctgttggagaagaagaagagcaaggtGAGGGCTTTGGTGGGAGCATTCGAGACGGTCATATCGTTGCAGGACGAGAGTCAACCTGGTAAAAACTAA